Genomic segment of Fibrobacter sp. UWEL:
CGTGCCGAAAAGGACCAGATTCCCGAGAGCATTACCAAGGCGGAGGGATATACATCCTACTGGAATCCCTGTGCTCGCAAGAAGGGCTATAGCGGCGTTGGTGTATTGACTCAGATTGAGCCGGACCAGGTGAACTATGGCTTTGATATTGAAGAATTCGATTGTGAAGGTCGTGTACTCCAGCTGGTTTTCCCGGATTGGGTCCTGAACTGCATTTATTTCCCTAATGGGGGCTCCGGCAATGACCGACTGGATTACAAGTTGCGTTTTTACGACGCCTTCTTGGAAAATTGCAAGCGCTGGATCAGTAACGGCAAGCATGTGGTTACCGTAGGCGACTACAATACCTGCCACAAGGAAATCGATATTGCCCGTCCCAAGGAAAACGAAAACGTCAGTGGCTTCCTGCCCATTGAACGTGCCTGGATGGACAAGTATGTAGAAAACGGTTTTGTGGACAGCTTCCGCCAGCTGCATCCGGACCAGCGGGACATTTACTCCTGGTGGAGCAATCGCTTTGGCGCTCGTGCCCGCAACGTGGGGTGGCGCCTGGATTATGCATTTGTGGATGCAGGTCTTGCTCCCAATATCGTTGCCTCCAGTATCCATACGGATGTAAAAGGCTCGGATCACTGTCCCATTAGCATCGAACTGGAACCTCCCTTCGCTCCGCTCCCGATCAAGAGAGCCGAGGCATAACGGAACCCGGCGGCTAAATAAGCTAGTATTAAAGGAATATGAAGAAAGCCCCGCTTTAAAGCGGGACTTTCTCCGTTACCCGAAATATCTATCAAGTACGCAATCCTGAACCATCTTTCAAGTACGCGCTATCCCGAAATATCTATCAAGTACGCGTTGTGCTCCTGCGGGACTCGTTAGCGACCGGAGGTTCGTATTTCGACGACGGGCTAACGAGTCTTTACGATTGTCCAGGCTTCGTCGAAGAGTCTTGCTGCGTCTCCCGGATCCTTTAGGAATACCATACGGTCGATTTCTTCCTTGGAGGGGTTGATCACGCGGTTGTTCTTGAAGTCTTCGTCAATGACTTCCAGAGATGCCTTGTTGGGGGTAGCGTAATTGATGAACTTTGCTAGCTGGGCGCCTGTTTTCGCTTCCAGAATGTAGTTCATGAATGCGTAGGCGCCTTCCGGATTGGGAGCCTTGGCGCTTAACAGCATGGCATCAACCCACATGAAGGAGCCTTCGGTGGGAATTGCAAATTGAAGATGGGGATTTTCTTCGATGGCGGCCATTGCTTCGCCGTTAAATACGATTGCAGCCCTGTCCATCTTGGAAAGAACCTTGTCCTTGCCACCTACGGAACCATCGAAACCCAGGAAGTGGGGATCCTTCTTTGCCTGGAGAATATAATCCACAGCTTCGTTGATTTGCTTGGGGTCTACAGAGTTTGCGTCATAGCCTTTGGCCTGCAAAGCCATGGAAAGCATGGAACGGCTTTCTTCCAGCAGGCTGAAGTTACCCTTGGTCTGCTTGGGGTCAAACAGCATGGAGTAGCTGACCTTCATGGGATCAATGGTGCTATCATTATAGAGAATGCCGGTGGTTCCCCACAGGTAGGGAATGGAGTAGCTGTTGGTGGGGTCGTAGCTAGGATTCCTGAACTGGTCTGCGATATTAATGCGATTGGGGACCTTGTTGGTGTCGATTGCCTGGAGAAGTCCCAGGTGGATCATCTGCTGAATCACCACGTCACTTGCAATGATCACATCGTACTGGCTGGTGCCGGATGCCTGAAGCTTACCAATCATTTCTTCCTGGGCTTCGTAAAGTTCCAGCTGGAGCTTGTAGCCTGTTTTCAACTGGAATTCTGTTAGCATTTCCGGATCAATGTACTCACTGTAAATCATTACAGTGACCTTGGTCGGCTTTTCGGTGTTTTTTTCTTCGTTACAGCCTACGAAAAGTGCGGCTGCCAGAAGGAGGGACATTACAAGAAAAATCTTTTTCATTTATTGGCCTTTAAATGAAGGAGGATTATACTTATCAAAAAAAATACATAGAAAACCGCCTTTTTCAAAGTGAGCGGCGTCAAATAAAGCAAGTTTGTAAGATGTGTTAGGCTTTTCTCGAAAGCTTGCGTTCCTTACGGATGCCCTTGAGCACCATCAAGATCATGACGAAAAGGGTTAGGCCAAAGATGATGGAGGACAGTGCATGAATCTGGGGAGAAATACCGCGTTTCAGGGAACCGTAGATGTATAGGGGCAAAGTCTGGGATTCTGGCCCACTAGTGAAGAAACTGAGGATGAAATCGTCCAGAGATAGTGTGAACGCCAGAAGTGCTCCGGAAACAATTGCAGTAGAAAGTTGCGGGATGATAACGCGGAACCATGCTCCGGCCGTGCTTGCGTAAAGGTCGCGGGCAGCCTCGATTTGGTCCTTGCCGATGCTTACCAGACGGCTTTGTACCACGAGAACCACAAAGCTGATTTCCAGAGTGACGTGGGCGATGACCATAGTCAACATACCAGGATCAAAAATAGACGTCCAGCTGCGGAAAAGCGCGAATACGGAAACAAGAGCAATAGCCATCAGGATATCCGGCGTGACCACGGGAACGTTGATGCTCATATCGTAAAAATATTGCATCTTCTTACCCCAGGGTGTGCGGTAAATACCGATGGCGAGAATGGTTCCTAGAACGGTTGCGATTAAGGTGCTGACCACCGCAAGAATTAAAGTGTTGACGGTGGTGGTTTGCACCATGGCGTTGTCAACAAGTCCTGTGTACCAACTCAGGGTGAATCCGCCCCAGCTTTGCCCGTGCTTACTAGCGTTAAAACTCTGTTCTACCACCAGGAACATAGGGAGGTAAAGCAGGATAAAACCGATGATGGAAAGAATTACGGTAATAAAGGGAAGTTTCTTCTTAGACAAAATTCTTCCCTCCCACTCTCTGGAAAATCACAAGACTAATCACACTGCAGATAATCAATACAGAACCCAGCATGGCGCCGAAGGGCCAGTCCATGGCTGCACCGAACTGCTGCTGGATCAGGTTTCCGATCAGCATGTATTTGCCTCCGCCCAGTAGGTCGCTGATGACGTACATACCGAGACTAGGGACCAAAGTCAAGATGACGCTTGCCACAATGCCTGGCATCATCTGGGATAAAATGCCGTGATAGAAAGTACGGAAGGGACCTGCGTACAAGTCACGGCTAGCTTCCACCACGCCCCAATCCAAACGTTCAACGCTGGTGTAGAGGGGGAGGACCGCGAAAGGCAACATGGAACTGACCATGCCGATATAGACTGCAAAACTGCCCGGGTAAAGGGATTCTCCTTCGCCGATAACGCCGAAGAATCGAGCGATATCCGCAGGGAACATGTCGGGACCCAGTAAAGTCATCCAGGCGGAAGTGCGAATCACCAGGTTGGTACAGCTGGGGACCATAATGAGTGCAAAAAGAAATGCTCGCATGGATTTGCCGTGATTGGCAATCCAGAATGCCATAGGGAGACCAAAGGCGATGCAGAGAATCGTGGTGACCACTGCAATTTTCAGACTACGCCAGAGAATCAGCAGATTGTCGGGAGACCAACCGAAGGAGCTGAAGCCCACAAGGCGTCTAAGGTTCTCGATGGAAAAATCCCAGTTGATGCTGCCATAGCTTCCGCGTTGGGCAAACGCAAGAACCATCAGGAAAAGGGTAGGTAACAGCAAAAAAACTGTAAGCCACAAAATTCCGGGACCTGTTAGGAGTGCTCCGAATTTTCGCATGCGGCTGCGGGTAGTGAGTTTGCCTTCGAAAACTTCTGTCTGCATATAAAAAAGATAGTCAAATGCAGATTAAGTCGCAACTTATAAAGATGTCACAAAGGTTCCGATTTAAAAAGTTCCCCTAAAAAAGAAATCCGCCAGCACTGCTGACGGATTGTCTTGTAGAGCCCAGATCGGGAGTCGGACCCGAGACCTCTTCCTTACCAAGGAAGTGCTCTACCACTGAGCTACCTGGGCTTTTCTTAGGTGCGCCCAAATATAGTAAGAACTTCCCAGGCTGTCAATGGCTATTTAGACAGCTTTTCGTTAATATCCATCAGGTACTTAAGACCTACGGCGTCCATAGCGGTGCTACCGCCCTTACCGTCTGCACCACCCATCATGATGGAGGGTACCAGAGGATGGCTGGACTTGGCCAGAGCTTCTGCCACGCCTACCTTAGTCTTGTATGCCCATTCGGCGGCTTCCTGCGGAGTAAGACCTGCCTGGACCTTGGCGCGGTTGGCTGCAGCTTCTGCTTCACCTTCGGCGCGGATACGCTTTGCATCTTCAATAGCCTTTTCTGCAGCGAGACGTGCCACTTCCTTTTCCTTCTGGGCATTCAGGATGGCCACATCACGTTCCTTTTCGGCCTGAGTCACTTCGCGGATCTTCACCACTTCCTGTTCGGCCTTTTCCTTAGCCACCTTTGCCTTACCTTCTGCTTCGGCGGTAATGGCCTGCTGCTTTGCGGTTTCGGAGGCGGTACGTTCGGCTACGCGCTTCATTTCACGTTCCTTCACGATGTCCAGCTGCTGCTGGGCCTTGGCATCCAGCTTAACGTTCTGGATTTCGAACTGAAGAATGCGGATGTTGTACTGCTTGAGAGCGGATTCCTTGATAAGCACTCGCTGACCCTGGGCATCCAAAGCTAGCTTGGTAACAGTATATTGCTGGCTTTCTGCCTTCTTGGTGACTCTTCCGGTGGAATCCACTTCGTCTTCGCCCACTTTTTCTTCGCGAATTTCAGTGGTGGTCAGGTATTCGCCGTAGATGAGCTGGTCTTCTGCCAGACGGCGGAATTCTGCAATCTTTGTGACCTTGGCTTCTTCTGCGGTAAACAGCGGAGCGGTCTTACGTACTGCGGAAAGAACTGCATTACGGACGAGTCCGTGTTTCAATTGACGGTCGCCGCGTTGGTCCATATGGATCTTGATCAGTTCTTCGCAAACGGTGGGAAGCTGATACTTGAGGTAGCCGGAGATGTCTGCGTTTGCGTTACGAGAGAGGGTAACGGAAATGTCATCTTCGTCGGTGTCATCTCCTTCCCAAGACTGTCCCTTCACCTTTTCGTTAGAAGAATTGAAGTAGAAATCCTTGGTGCGGTCGTATTCGTAAATGGTTCCAAAACCCTTGAAGTAAAAGCCTGCATGGTCAATACAGGACATCTCGCCAAACGGGCTCTGCTTCACCAGAATCTGGGTGGCGGAGTTGTATCCGAAAATGGAGCTCCAGAGAACCGCGATTACGATAACGATGAAAATCGTCAGTGCAATGGTAAGCTTGTGTTTTGTAGAAATTTTGTTGGACATCTCGTAGATTTTTCCAGCCACTTTGTTTCCTCCTATTCTTTAGTCTGCGAGAACCTGCAGGTATTGCGGTTCCATGTACAGCTTGACCTGGTCGCCGGGATTGTAGATTTCATCGGGGTCGGTCATGACGCGAAGCTTGAGACTTTCTGCGTTACCAACTCCGGGGAGTTCTGCAATCAGTTCCCAGTAGTCGCCGCGGAAAATGCGTTCCAAGATTCGGGCGTCAAAAACGTTGTTGTCGAAGTTTTCGCCTGCAGTGCAAACATGGATGTCTTCCATACGGATGGCGATGCCACCTGCAGCCCACTGCGGGTCCTTTTCAAGCACCAGTTCGCCAAAAGCGACTTTTGTTAGTTTGTCTGCAATTCGTTCGCTTTCAAGGATGTTGCATTCACCCATGAAGGTTGCCACAAAACGATTCACCGGATGCTCGTAGACGTCCTCGGGAGTGCCGTCTTGCACGATGGCGCCTTTGTACATCACCAGCACGCGGTCGCTTACTGCAATCGCTTCGTCCTGGTCGTGGGTCACCATAATGAAAGTAGTGTCGGTCTTCTTCTGGACTTCCTTCAGTTCCACCTGGAGTTTTTTACGCAGGTTTGCGTCAAGAGCGCTGAGGGGCTCGTCCAGCAAAAGGATGTCGGGCTCGTTCACCAAGGCGCGGGCCAAGGCAACACGCTGCTTCTGACCGCCGCTCAAGGTTGCGGGCATTTCGTTCTTCAAGTCGGTGATGTTCACCATTTCCATCATGGCGTTCACGCGTTTCTCGATTTCGTCCTTAGGTACCTTGTGGCTCTTGAGGCCGAATGCGATGTTGTTGAACACATTCAGATGGGGGAATAGTGCGTAACTTTGGAACACCGTATTGATGGGGCGGTGCGCGGGCGACCTGTTAGAAATAACTTCGCCACTAAGAATCACTTCGCCTGCGTCGGCCTTTTCAAAACCGGCGATAATACGGAGGAGCGTGGTCTTTCCGCAACCGGAAGGACCAAGCAATGTGACAAACTGACCGTCTTTGATGAATACGTCAATTCCCTTGAGCACGGCCTTTTCGCCGAAGCTCTTGGAAACATTCTTGACTTGAAGATCGAAAGATTTCATCTTAATACTGCCGCGGAATTAGCTGTGCAAGTATTCGATGATGGCGTCGTGGATGGTGGTGAACACGCTGCGCAGTTCCTTTTCATCTTCTTCAAGGAGCGTCACGCGGAAGCCCTTGAGGTCGGTGCAGAAACTGGTGCTAGGCACAACGCAAATTCCCTTTGCGCCCAACAGGTAGTACACGAAGCGGTAGTCCAGGTTATCAGTCTTGGAACACCATTCTTCCACCTTGGCCTTGATGCGAGGATTGTCAATCTTCATGGTCTGGTGCTTGTTCAGAACGCCTTCACGGAAGATGATGGTGTTGTAGAATGCACCGTAGGTGGGGTTGAAATACAGTTCCGGAATGTCGGAAAGGATTTCGTTAATGATGGCGGAGCGACGGCCAATCTTTTCGTTAAGAGCCTGGCGGTGTTCCATAAAGCGAGGATCGCCCAGTACGCGAGGAATGGTCATCTGGGGGAGGGTGGTGGAGCAGACTTCAACCATCTTGGCGTTGTCAAGAGCGCGGCAGAAGGCGTCGAACTGTTCGTCCTTGTCGCGGTTGTAGTATTCTGCCCAGCCGCAACGTGCGCCCGGCCACGGATATTCCTTGGAGATGCCCTTGAGAGCGATAGCCGGAACGTCGCCGATGTATTCGGCCAGAGCGTAGGCGTGAGCTCCATTGTAGGTAATCTTGTTATAGATTTCGTCGCAGATAATGAAGAGGTTATAACGCTTGGCGATATCAACGATCTTCTGCAAAATTTCCAGCGGGTAAACCATGCCGGTGGGATTATCCGGATTCAGAATCAGGATGCCAGCCACGTTGGGGTTGTACTTCACCTTGTTTTCAAGTTCTTCCAGGTCCGGATACCAGTGGTTTTCGGGCTTGAGGCTATAGGTAATAGCGGGAGCATGAGCGTGGGCAGCTTCTGCAGAACTGTGGGTGCTGTATGCCGGGGAAGGTCCGATAATGCGGGTGGTCATGGACAGAAGGCTGTACATGGTAGCGATTGCATCGCCAAGGCCGTTGAAGAACAGAATGTCGTCGACGGTAATCTGAGCGCCGCCCAGCTTGTTGGTTTCCTTCACCAGGAATTCGCGGGTTTCCAGCATACCCTTGGACGGGCAGTAACCGTAGCTACGGTTGGTCTTGGAAAGGTCCACAACGATGTCCTTGATCCATTCGGGCACTTCGCACTTCTTTTCAATGGGGTCACCAATGTTTTCCCAGTGGATGTTCGGCATGCCCAGCGTTTTCAGAAGGTTCGCCTTCTTCACGATCTCACGGATTTCGTAAGACAGTTCCTTGGCGCCATCAGTAAGCAAACGCTTTCTCATTTTATACTCCTGTATCGTATTGAAAATTCAAATAATTTACCGTTTAATAATAGATAAAATTTGATTTTGAATTTCCTTTGGTTTCGGGTTTTGGTTTAAATTCGGGTAAAACAAAAAGGGCTGTCCTTGCGGGACTGCCCTTTGAATTCCTTTTTGTCTGCTTCGTTGTTTTTGTTCCACAGACCTTTACAATTCCTGAACAGTCGCGCATGATTTAACACAGGCTCGTGCTTCCGCCGCGCCTGCCGCAATCGCTGCTGCGATGATGATCTGTTCAAAGATTTGCTTCATGGCTCAAAATATACTTTGGGTATGGGGGGATGTCAAGACATGGTGCCGAACTTTTTTATTTTTCCGCTCATGGCTAATGAAACCTTATTTGATCCCATCCGCAAGAAGGATGTTCCTGCGACGCCCGAAGAACACGTCCGTCAGGCTACCATTCGATACTTGTTGGAGCAGGTTAAGGTTCCGGAGCATTTGATCGCGGTGGAGTTCCCGCTAAATGCGGTGGACCCAAAGACTGATGACCGCGTGGACATTATGGTCCATAACTTTCGCGATGGGGCTACCGTCGAGAAGCCATGGCTGCTGGTGGAATGTAAAGCTCCTGGGGAATACAACTGGCCCTCTCTCCAGCAACAGCTGAACAAGTACCTACAAATCCTGACACCTGTCTACGTTATGCTTTCCCTAGGTGATGCCGTCCGCTATTTTAAGCTGGATGCCACTACCAAACGTTTTGTAAAAATCGAAACACTGCCCGTGTTTCAGTAACAGCTTGTCATCTCCCGCTCGTTTCGTTCGTCATCCCCCGCTTGACGGGGGAGCTAGCTGTCACATTATGACGTTTGAACTTTTATATGTTTTGCGTATGAAAGAAAACAGCATAACTCCTTATGTCACATATATAATGGCGAATTCTACAAATGCGGTTCTATATGTTGGTGTTACGAATGATTTGAAGCGTCGTGTTGTAGAGCACAAGTCGGAAATAAACGTCAAGGGCTTTACAGCAAAGTATCATGTAGATAAGTTGGTATACTTTGAAGAATTTCAATCGATTACGGATGCTATCGCTCGGGAAAAACAATTAAAGCATTGGAATCGTCAATGGAAAAATGCTTTAATATGCAAAATGAATCCTGAATGGAATGATTTGTTTGTTGGTGAGTAATGCTAGATGCCCGGTCAAGCCGGGCATGACAAAATGCTAGCCTAGCATGGCCAAATGCAAACTAGGCGCTTTTGTAAGTTGTTTTACTGCACCACGGAGGTGACTTCGCCGTCGTGGAATCTTGAGGTTAGCTTATCGCCGGTTTTTAACTGGCTTGCGCTACGGATGAATTTTCCGGAGGCGTCTAGAGTGAGGGAATATCCTTTGGCAAGAATGTTTTCGGGATTGGCTGCATTGACCTTTGTTTCTAACAAACTAAATTTTGCCTTTTCTAGATCAAGAATCTTGCGGGTGCCTTGCCTTAAACCTTCACAGTTTCGGTCTAGGCGATCTGTTTCGCTGCGAATGATGTACTGTAGATCACGCTTCAGATTGTTTCCGCAAATTACAAGCGTTGTTTTCTCGCCTTGTATCTTTCCCATGACTTTCTGTTGAAGGCTATTTGCTACGGAAGTCAAGTTCTGCTTGTGTTCAGCGATCATGTCCTTGGAATTGTTGGCAATGTCCTGTGCGGTACGGACCAACGCGCTATAGCTTTCCAATACGCGGTCAATTAAACGTTTTGCTGTATCCGTCGGGGTAATGCAATACTGGTAGGAAACTTCGTCTAGAAGGCTCCTGTCAATTTCGTGGCCGATGCCTGTAAATACGGGAATGTGATAGTTGGCAACTGCACGGCACAAGGCTTCACTGTCAAAGAAATTCAAGTCTGTCTTGGAACCGCCCCCGCGGACAATGCAAACCACGTCCAGAGATTCATCTTCTGCCAGCTTTGCTAAAGCCGCAAGAATGGAAGGTTCCGTTTCGGGACCTTGCATCTTGGCGTAGACGGTCACAACTGTGAAACGGAAGGGGGATTCCTCCAACTTGGTGGTGAAATCCTTATATGCCGCAGTACCTTCGCCGGTAATGAGCCCCACGCGCAAGGGAACTTCAGCCAGTTCCAATTCCTTGTTCTTTTCCAGCAGTCCTTCCAGAGCAAGACGCTTCAGGATGGCCTGTTTGGTGAGGGCCAGTTCGCCTACGGTGTAAACCGGATCAATATCGAGAATTTGGGCTTGCAGCTTTCCGTAGGGAACATACAGTTCTGCCTTAATCAGAAAACTGACTTTCAACTGGTCCTTCAGTTCAAAGGGCTGTCCGCATCCCGCAATCTTTGCCTGGATGGCCGCAAATCGGCCTGCGAAACAGGA
This window contains:
- a CDS encoding exodeoxyribonuclease III; the protein is MNIYSWNVNGIRSALKKDFEGWFNSVKPDILCLQEVRAEKDQIPESITKAEGYTSYWNPCARKKGYSGVGVLTQIEPDQVNYGFDIEEFDCEGRVLQLVFPDWVLNCIYFPNGGSGNDRLDYKLRFYDAFLENCKRWISNGKHVVTVGDYNTCHKEIDIARPKENENVSGFLPIERAWMDKYVENGFVDSFRQLHPDQRDIYSWWSNRFGARARNVGWRLDYAFVDAGLAPNIVASSIHTDVKGSDHCPISIELEPPFAPLPIKRAEA
- a CDS encoding spermidine/putrescine ABC transporter substrate-binding protein, whose amino-acid sequence is MKKIFLVMSLLLAAALFVGCNEEKNTEKPTKVTVMIYSEYIDPEMLTEFQLKTGYKLQLELYEAQEEMIGKLQASGTSQYDVIIASDVVIQQMIHLGLLQAIDTNKVPNRINIADQFRNPSYDPTNSYSIPYLWGTTGILYNDSTIDPMKVSYSMLFDPKQTKGNFSLLEESRSMLSMALQAKGYDANSVDPKQINEAVDYILQAKKDPHFLGFDGSVGGKDKVLSKMDRAAIVFNGEAMAAIEENPHLQFAIPTEGSFMWVDAMLLSAKAPNPEGAYAFMNYILEAKTGAQLAKFINYATPNKASLEVIDEDFKNNRVINPSKEEIDRMVFLKDPGDAARLFDEAWTIVKTR
- a CDS encoding ABC transporter permease — encoded protein: MSKKKLPFITVILSIIGFILLYLPMFLVVEQSFNASKHGQSWGGFTLSWYTGLVDNAMVQTTTVNTLILAVVSTLIATVLGTILAIGIYRTPWGKKMQYFYDMSINVPVVTPDILMAIALVSVFALFRSWTSIFDPGMLTMVIAHVTLEISFVVLVVQSRLVSIGKDQIEAARDLYASTAGAWFRVIIPQLSTAIVSGALLAFTLSLDDFILSFFTSGPESQTLPLYIYGSLKRGISPQIHALSSIIFGLTLFVMILMVLKGIRKERKLSRKA
- a CDS encoding ABC transporter permease, giving the protein MQTEVFEGKLTTRSRMRKFGALLTGPGILWLTVFLLLPTLFLMVLAFAQRGSYGSINWDFSIENLRRLVGFSSFGWSPDNLLILWRSLKIAVVTTILCIAFGLPMAFWIANHGKSMRAFLFALIMVPSCTNLVIRTSAWMTLLGPDMFPADIARFFGVIGEGESLYPGSFAVYIGMVSSMLPFAVLPLYTSVERLDWGVVEASRDLYAGPFRTFYHGILSQMMPGIVASVILTLVPSLGMYVISDLLGGGKYMLIGNLIQQQFGAAMDWPFGAMLGSVLIICSVISLVIFQRVGGKNFV
- a CDS encoding SPFH domain-containing protein, yielding MAGKIYEMSNKISTKHKLTIALTIFIVIVIAVLWSSIFGYNSATQILVKQSPFGEMSCIDHAGFYFKGFGTIYEYDRTKDFYFNSSNEKVKGQSWEGDDTDEDDISVTLSRNANADISGYLKYQLPTVCEELIKIHMDQRGDRQLKHGLVRNAVLSAVRKTAPLFTAEEAKVTKIAEFRRLAEDQLIYGEYLTTTEIREEKVGEDEVDSTGRVTKKAESQQYTVTKLALDAQGQRVLIKESALKQYNIRILQFEIQNVKLDAKAQQQLDIVKEREMKRVAERTASETAKQQAITAEAEGKAKVAKEKAEQEVVKIREVTQAEKERDVAILNAQKEKEVARLAAEKAIEDAKRIRAEGEAEAAANRAKVQAGLTPQEAAEWAYKTKVGVAEALAKSSHPLVPSIMMGGADGKGGSTAMDAVGLKYLMDINEKLSK
- a CDS encoding ABC transporter ATP-binding protein, whose translation is MKSFDLQVKNVSKSFGEKAVLKGIDVFIKDGQFVTLLGPSGCGKTTLLRIIAGFEKADAGEVILSGEVISNRSPAHRPINTVFQSYALFPHLNVFNNIAFGLKSHKVPKDEIEKRVNAMMEMVNITDLKNEMPATLSGGQKQRVALARALVNEPDILLLDEPLSALDANLRKKLQVELKEVQKKTDTTFIMVTHDQDEAIAVSDRVLVMYKGAIVQDGTPEDVYEHPVNRFVATFMGECNILESERIADKLTKVAFGELVLEKDPQWAAGGIAIRMEDIHVCTAGENFDNNVFDARILERIFRGDYWELIAELPGVGNAESLKLRVMTDPDEIYNPGDQVKLYMEPQYLQVLAD
- a CDS encoding pyridoxal phosphate-dependent aminotransferase; translation: MRKRLLTDGAKELSYEIREIVKKANLLKTLGMPNIHWENIGDPIEKKCEVPEWIKDIVVDLSKTNRSYGYCPSKGMLETREFLVKETNKLGGAQITVDDILFFNGLGDAIATMYSLLSMTTRIIGPSPAYSTHSSAEAAHAHAPAITYSLKPENHWYPDLEELENKVKYNPNVAGILILNPDNPTGMVYPLEILQKIVDIAKRYNLFIICDEIYNKITYNGAHAYALAEYIGDVPAIALKGISKEYPWPGARCGWAEYYNRDKDEQFDAFCRALDNAKMVEVCSTTLPQMTIPRVLGDPRFMEHRQALNEKIGRRSAIINEILSDIPELYFNPTYGAFYNTIIFREGVLNKHQTMKIDNPRIKAKVEEWCSKTDNLDYRFVYYLLGAKGICVVPSTSFCTDLKGFRVTLLEEDEKELRSVFTTIHDAIIEYLHS
- a CDS encoding type I restriction enzyme HsdR N-terminal domain-containing protein, with amino-acid sequence MANETLFDPIRKKDVPATPEEHVRQATIRYLLEQVKVPEHLIAVEFPLNAVDPKTDDRVDIMVHNFRDGATVEKPWLLVECKAPGEYNWPSLQQQLNKYLQILTPVYVMLSLGDAVRYFKLDATTKRFVKIETLPVFQ
- a CDS encoding GIY-YIG nuclease family protein is translated as MTFELLYVLRMKENSITPYVTYIMANSTNAVLYVGVTNDLKRRVVEHKSEINVKGFTAKYHVDKLVYFEEFQSITDAIAREKQLKHWNRQWKNALICKMNPEWNDLFVGE
- the xseA gene encoding exodeoxyribonuclease VII large subunit, producing the protein MEPEIKSYTVSQYMTSLKRRVEETPAVWVRGVITQITRKPNILYLTIADFEEGNVKPIAVVNLSCFAGRFAAIQAKIAGCGQPFELKDQLKVSFLIKAELYVPYGKLQAQILDIDPVYTVGELALTKQAILKRLALEGLLEKNKELELAEVPLRVGLITGEGTAAYKDFTTKLEESPFRFTVVTVYAKMQGPETEPSILAALAKLAEDESLDVVCIVRGGGSKTDLNFFDSEALCRAVANYHIPVFTGIGHEIDRSLLDEVSYQYCITPTDTAKRLIDRVLESYSALVRTAQDIANNSKDMIAEHKQNLTSVANSLQQKVMGKIQGEKTTLVICGNNLKRDLQYIIRSETDRLDRNCEGLRQGTRKILDLEKAKFSLLETKVNAANPENILAKGYSLTLDASGKFIRSASQLKTGDKLTSRFHDGEVTSVVQ